The Bradyrhizobium sp. WBAH42 genome includes a window with the following:
- the hisG gene encoding ATP phosphoribosyltransferase, which produces MSAPFVLAVPSKGRLQENTEAFFARAGLKLSKAGGARDYRGTIAGLDNVEVAYLSASEIASQLSRGFAHLGVTGEDLVRENIADADKRVSLIEGLGFGYADVVVAVPQAWIDVRTMADLDDVTTGFREQHHMRMRVATKFVNLTRGFFQAHGITDYRIVESAGATEGAPAAGSAELIVDITTTGATLAANGLRVLDDGVILRSQANLVAAKEADWSPQARETARVILDHIAARARANKYREVRTRFRQCDAALLGEAHGRFGVEAPFGGPTSSGMLTLHCPPGQLYALASFLREHGAETVSVVSLDYVFDRENPLFAKLEAFLRR; this is translated from the coding sequence ATGAGCGCGCCATTCGTTCTGGCCGTTCCGTCCAAGGGCCGCCTGCAGGAAAACACCGAGGCCTTCTTTGCCCGTGCCGGCCTCAAGCTGTCGAAAGCCGGCGGCGCCCGCGACTATCGCGGCACCATCGCAGGGCTCGACAATGTCGAGGTCGCCTATCTCTCGGCGAGCGAGATCGCCTCGCAATTGTCCCGCGGTTTTGCCCATCTCGGCGTCACCGGCGAAGATCTCGTGCGCGAGAACATCGCCGATGCCGACAAGCGCGTGTCGCTGATCGAGGGGCTCGGCTTCGGCTATGCCGACGTCGTCGTCGCGGTGCCGCAGGCCTGGATCGACGTCCGCACCATGGCCGACCTCGACGACGTCACCACCGGCTTCCGCGAGCAGCATCACATGCGGATGCGGGTCGCGACCAAGTTCGTCAACCTCACCCGCGGCTTCTTCCAGGCTCACGGCATCACCGATTACCGCATCGTCGAAAGCGCAGGCGCCACCGAGGGCGCGCCGGCGGCCGGCAGCGCCGAGCTGATCGTCGACATCACCACGACCGGCGCGACGCTCGCCGCCAACGGCCTGCGGGTGCTCGACGACGGCGTGATCCTGCGCAGCCAGGCCAATCTGGTGGCCGCCAAGGAGGCCGACTGGTCGCCGCAGGCGCGCGAGACGGCGCGTGTCATCCTCGACCACATCGCAGCCCGAGCGCGGGCCAACAAGTACCGCGAGGTCCGCACCCGCTTCCGGCAATGCGATGCCGCCCTGCTCGGCGAAGCCCACGGCCGGTTCGGCGTGGAAGCGCCGTTCGGCGGCCCGACCTCGTCAGGCATGCTGACGCTGCACTGCCCACCGGGGCAGCTCTACGCGCTGGCGAGCTTCCTGCGCGAGCATGGCGCCGAGACCGTCTCGGTGGTCTCGCTCGACTACGTGTTCGACCGGGAGAACCCGCTGTTCGCCAAGCTCGAAGCTTTCTTGCGGCGGTGA
- a CDS encoding META domain-containing protein, translating to MVSLLRLLCAAVAMLAMSTLARAEEGFPFGTEMTLEALPQAGSKRIPNIEIGDNGEVVLELWCKGGKGQFSVAGNTVIFVPGQIQDRNCPPARAQADDELVAALASIETWKRQGDVLTLIGPKPLRFRTTGN from the coding sequence ATGGTTTCGCTTCTGCGCTTGCTGTGTGCGGCGGTTGCAATGCTCGCGATGTCCACGCTCGCGCGTGCCGAGGAGGGGTTTCCTTTCGGCACCGAGATGACGCTGGAGGCGTTGCCGCAAGCGGGCTCGAAGCGGATTCCGAACATCGAGATCGGGGACAATGGCGAGGTCGTGCTGGAGCTCTGGTGCAAGGGCGGCAAGGGCCAGTTCTCGGTCGCCGGCAACACCGTGATCTTCGTCCCCGGCCAGATCCAGGACCGCAACTGCCCGCCGGCGAGAGCGCAGGCCGATGACGAGCTCGTCGCCGCCCTCGCCAGCATCGAGACCTGGAAGCGCCAGGGCGACGTGCTGACGCTGATCGGCCCGAAGCCGCTGCGCTTCCGGACGACGGGGAACTGA
- a CDS encoding L,D-transpeptidase has translation MFKKMSVALLGSACTFMAGANDASAFDNSVPNDPPAVLYQPRVPPAPVRVASNSNMGGGFIEFLFGDGPGRGPAYAPEQPVYQQQPGYYDQRRLPPMGEPQMQGGYQQGASLQQEAVDPRQRPFDPRFEKQLVDYSGKESAGTIVVDTPNKFLYLVEGNGRALRYGIGVGRPGFTWSGVKSITAKREWPDWTPPAEMLARRPDLPRHMEGGPENPLGARAMYLGSTLYRIHGSNEPWTIGTNVSSGCIRMRNEDVIDLYGRVNVGTKVVVM, from the coding sequence ATGTTCAAGAAAATGTCTGTCGCGCTGCTCGGCAGCGCTTGCACCTTCATGGCCGGCGCGAACGATGCCAGCGCCTTCGACAACAGCGTGCCGAACGATCCGCCTGCGGTGCTCTACCAGCCGCGCGTGCCGCCGGCGCCGGTGCGCGTCGCGTCCAATTCCAACATGGGCGGCGGCTTCATCGAATTCCTGTTCGGCGATGGCCCCGGCCGCGGCCCGGCCTACGCGCCGGAGCAGCCGGTGTATCAGCAGCAGCCCGGCTATTACGACCAGCGGCGCCTGCCGCCGATGGGCGAGCCGCAGATGCAGGGCGGCTATCAGCAGGGCGCGTCTCTCCAGCAGGAGGCGGTCGATCCGCGGCAGCGTCCGTTCGATCCGAGATTCGAGAAACAGCTCGTTGACTATAGCGGCAAGGAAAGTGCCGGCACGATCGTGGTCGATACGCCGAACAAGTTCCTCTATCTCGTCGAGGGCAACGGCCGGGCACTGCGCTACGGCATCGGCGTCGGTCGTCCCGGCTTCACCTGGTCCGGCGTGAAATCGATCACCGCCAAGCGCGAATGGCCGGACTGGACGCCGCCGGCGGAAATGCTCGCGCGCCGGCCCGATCTGCCCAGGCACATGGAAGGCGGCCCGGAAAATCCGCTCGGTGCCCGCGCGATGTATCTGGGATCGACGCTCTATCGCATCCACGGCTCCAATGAGCCCTGGACCATCGGCACCAACGTCTCCTCCGGCTGCATCCGCATGCGCAACGAGGACGTCATCGACCTCTACGGCCGCGTCAATGTCGGCACCAAGGTCGTCGTGATGTGA
- the groES gene encoding co-chaperone GroES translates to MAKSKFRPLHDRVVVKRIDAEEKTKGGIIIPDTAKEKPSQGEVVAVGPGGRDETGKLIPIDLKVGDRVLFGKWSGTEVKIDNEELLIMKESDIMGVLA, encoded by the coding sequence ATGGCTAAATCCAAATTTCGTCCGCTGCATGACCGTGTCGTGGTCAAACGTATCGACGCCGAGGAAAAGACCAAGGGCGGCATCATCATTCCGGACACCGCCAAGGAAAAGCCGTCCCAGGGCGAGGTCGTCGCCGTCGGCCCCGGCGGCCGCGACGAGACCGGCAAGCTGATCCCGATCGACCTCAAGGTCGGCGACCGCGTGCTGTTCGGCAAGTGGTCGGGCACTGAGGTCAAGATCGACAACGAAGAGCTCCTGATCATGAAGGAGTCGGACATCATGGGCGTGCTGGCCTAA
- a CDS encoding 16S rRNA (uracil(1498)-N(3))-methyltransferase produces the protein MPSHDFRAPRLFVDAPLAQDARVPLDRDQSNYLGNVLRLGAGAEVLAFNGRDGEWQAAIEGRKRPDGLVILQQTRPQDRLADLTYVFAPLKHARLDYMVQKAIEMGAAALQPVLTRFTQASRVHTERMRANVVEAAEQCGILSIASVAEPVPLERFLSQRPADRLLIFCDEAAEVQDPLQSLQGAREARHGIDLLIGPEGGFAEEERALLLRQPKILRLALGPRIMRADTAAVAALALVQAVLGDWGGKST, from the coding sequence ATGCCTTCCCACGATTTTCGCGCCCCGCGCCTGTTCGTCGATGCCCCCCTGGCCCAGGACGCCAGGGTGCCGCTCGACCGCGACCAGAGCAACTATCTCGGCAATGTGCTGCGGCTCGGCGCCGGAGCCGAGGTCCTGGCCTTCAACGGCCGGGATGGCGAGTGGCAGGCCGCCATCGAAGGCCGCAAGCGGCCGGACGGCCTCGTGATCCTCCAGCAGACCCGGCCCCAGGACCGGCTCGCCGACCTCACCTACGTGTTCGCCCCGCTGAAGCATGCCCGGCTGGATTACATGGTGCAGAAGGCCATCGAGATGGGCGCCGCGGCGCTGCAGCCCGTCCTGACCCGGTTCACCCAGGCCTCACGGGTCCATACCGAGCGGATGCGCGCCAATGTGGTCGAGGCGGCCGAGCAATGCGGCATCCTCAGCATCGCCAGCGTGGCCGAGCCGGTGCCGCTGGAGCGCTTCTTGAGCCAGCGTCCCGCCGATCGCCTGCTGATCTTCTGCGACGAGGCAGCGGAGGTCCAGGATCCGCTGCAGAGCCTGCAAGGCGCGCGCGAGGCCAGGCACGGGATCGACCTGCTGATCGGCCCGGAGGGCGGTTTTGCCGAGGAAGAGCGGGCGCTGCTGCTGCGCCAGCCCAAGATCCTGCGGCTGGCGCTTGGCCCCCGCATCATGCGGGCGGACACCGCCGCCGTCGCCGCCCTGGCGCTGGTGCAGGCGGTGCTGGGCGATTGGGGCGGCAAGAGCACCTGA
- a CDS encoding glycosyltransferase family 2 protein, with the protein MTLGSDVSGMTTTAANAAAKGLSIVIPVYNEAAGLSALHQRICDLARTLRQRYRLSCEVVYVDDGSKDATLSIARSLPADAIDVQVVSLSRNFGKEAALMAGLDHARLGAVMFMDGDGQHPPALVEQLVRHWIDDGYDVVYTAKAHRDNEPFLRRVAVHGFYALINWGARQKIPEDAGDFRLLSPRAVAALRQLPERNRFFKGLASWIGFRQIRVDYEPAARAHGVTTFNAASLLGLSIEGLTSFSVAPLRFASLFGVILAGGAFLFGLSILWEVWTTGKQVPGYPSLVVGLMTIGGVQLIMIGIVGEYIGKILSELKARPIYFVAEHSEKHFEAGKADEAASRTAAE; encoded by the coding sequence ATGACGCTGGGCTCTGACGTTTCCGGCATGACGACCACCGCAGCCAACGCCGCAGCGAAGGGGCTGTCGATCGTCATCCCCGTCTATAACGAGGCGGCGGGCCTATCGGCCCTGCACCAGCGCATCTGCGATCTCGCCAGGACCCTGCGGCAGCGCTATCGGCTGTCTTGCGAGGTCGTTTATGTCGACGACGGCAGCAAGGATGCGACGCTGTCGATCGCGCGGTCATTGCCGGCCGACGCAATCGACGTTCAGGTGGTGTCGCTGTCGCGCAATTTCGGCAAGGAGGCCGCGTTGATGGCGGGCCTGGACCATGCCCGCCTCGGCGCCGTCATGTTCATGGACGGCGACGGCCAGCATCCGCCGGCGCTCGTCGAACAGCTGGTGCGGCACTGGATCGATGACGGCTATGACGTCGTCTACACCGCGAAAGCGCATCGCGACAACGAGCCATTCCTGCGCCGGGTCGCGGTGCACGGCTTTTACGCGCTGATCAATTGGGGTGCCCGCCAGAAGATTCCGGAGGACGCCGGGGATTTCCGCCTGCTGTCGCCGCGCGCGGTCGCTGCGCTGAGGCAGCTGCCGGAACGCAACCGGTTCTTCAAGGGCCTCGCCAGCTGGATCGGCTTCCGCCAGATCCGCGTCGACTACGAGCCCGCAGCGCGCGCCCATGGCGTCACCACCTTCAACGCCGCGAGCCTGCTCGGCCTCTCGATCGAGGGCCTGACGTCGTTCTCGGTGGCGCCGTTGCGCTTCGCCAGCCTGTTCGGCGTCATTCTCGCCGGCGGTGCCTTCCTGTTCGGCCTGTCCATCCTCTGGGAGGTCTGGACCACAGGCAAGCAGGTCCCGGGCTATCCCTCGCTCGTGGTCGGCCTGATGACGATCGGCGGCGTGCAGCTCATCATGATCGGCATCGTCGGCGAATACATCGGAAAGATCCTTTCCGAGCTGAAGGCCCGTCCGATCTACTTCGTCGCCGAGCACAGCGAGAAGCATTTCGAAGCCGGCAAGGCCGATGAGGCCGCGAGCAGGACGGCAGCCGAATGA
- a CDS encoding DUF2076 domain-containing protein, protein MTPQERQLVDDLFDRLSKLENAPRDPDAIAAISDGLRKAPGAIYALVQTTLVQDEALKRANARIQELEAAHAPEQAQSGGFLDTMRDTLFGSSPSRGSVPNVPPREQRPTWNSGQAMQQAQPGYGAPPPYGQAYGQGQGYGAPPVGGGGGSFLGTAAAAAAGVVGGSLLLSSIRGMMGGSHQQAFGDTNALGDRSPWSGGDQSGGSLARDAGLDDVGSNRESRHGFFDQASNDRDNNDQNYGDDRDDSFDTADNSDFGGDDDGGSDYA, encoded by the coding sequence ATGACGCCGCAGGAACGCCAGCTCGTCGACGACCTTTTCGACCGGCTTTCAAAGCTGGAAAATGCACCGCGCGATCCCGATGCGATCGCCGCGATCTCCGACGGCCTGCGCAAGGCGCCCGGCGCCATCTACGCGCTGGTGCAGACCACGCTGGTCCAGGACGAAGCGCTGAAGCGCGCCAATGCCCGCATCCAGGAGCTGGAAGCGGCCCATGCGCCCGAGCAGGCGCAGTCCGGCGGCTTCCTCGACACCATGCGCGACACCCTGTTCGGCTCGAGCCCCTCGCGCGGCTCGGTTCCGAATGTGCCGCCGCGTGAGCAGCGGCCGACGTGGAACAGCGGCCAGGCGATGCAGCAGGCCCAACCTGGCTACGGCGCTCCTCCGCCTTACGGACAGGCCTATGGCCAGGGTCAGGGCTATGGCGCTCCGCCGGTCGGCGGTGGGGGCGGCTCGTTCCTGGGCACCGCGGCGGCGGCCGCGGCGGGCGTCGTCGGCGGCTCCCTGCTGCTCTCGAGCATCCGCGGCATGATGGGCGGATCGCACCAGCAGGCTTTTGGCGACACCAACGCGCTCGGCGACCGCAGCCCCTGGAGCGGCGGCGATCAGTCCGGCGGCTCGCTCGCGCGCGATGCCGGCCTCGACGACGTCGGCTCGAACCGGGAGTCCCGCCACGGCTTCTTCGACCAGGCGTCGAACGACCGCGACAACAACGACCAGAACTACGGCGACGATCGCGACGATAGCTTCGACACGGCCGACAACAGCGACTTCGGCGGCGACGACGACGGCGGCAGCGATTACGCGTAG
- a CDS encoding ChbG/HpnK family deacetylase, protein MSVAARARRIWLCADDYGISPGVNRAIRDLIERGRLNATSVMMVGPAISRGDVEALQASATQSPRCAIGLHVTLSAPFRPLTMHFRPLDGDMFFAFPKLLRAGLMRRLDREFIRNEVKAQLAAFMDAFGRAPDFVDGHQHVQLFPQVRDGFVDAVAEAAPKAWVRQGGRDLPLRQRLASPKALVLDGLSAQFRRRAGHAGLSFNPGFAGAYDFTRAADFGALMRQFLEGLPDGGLVMCHPGFVDDVLTGLDPMTDVREREHAYLAGDAFARLLADSNVTLG, encoded by the coding sequence ATGAGCGTGGCCGCGAGGGCGCGGCGGATCTGGCTCTGCGCCGACGATTACGGCATCAGCCCGGGGGTCAACCGCGCCATCCGCGACCTGATCGAACGCGGCCGCCTCAACGCCACCTCGGTGATGATGGTGGGGCCCGCGATCTCGCGCGGCGACGTCGAAGCGCTTCAGGCTTCGGCAACGCAAAGCCCGCGATGCGCGATCGGATTGCACGTGACGCTGTCGGCGCCGTTCCGGCCGCTCACCATGCATTTCCGCCCCCTGGACGGCGACATGTTCTTCGCCTTTCCCAAGCTGCTGCGCGCCGGACTGATGCGGCGGCTCGACCGTGAATTCATCCGCAACGAAGTGAAGGCGCAGCTGGCCGCCTTCATGGACGCGTTCGGACGCGCCCCTGACTTCGTCGACGGTCACCAGCATGTGCAGCTCTTCCCGCAGGTGCGCGACGGCTTCGTCGATGCGGTGGCCGAGGCTGCGCCAAAGGCCTGGGTGCGCCAGGGCGGCCGCGACCTGCCGCTTCGGCAGCGGCTGGCCTCACCGAAAGCCCTGGTGCTCGATGGTCTCAGCGCGCAATTCCGCCGCCGCGCCGGCCATGCGGGCCTCAGCTTCAACCCCGGTTTCGCCGGCGCCTATGATTTCACGCGCGCCGCCGATTTCGGCGCGCTGATGCGGCAATTCCTGGAAGGCCTTCCCGACGGCGGCCTCGTGATGTGCCATCCCGGCTTCGTCGATGATGTCCTCACCGGCCTCGATCCGATGACCGACGTCCGCGAGCGCGAGCACGCCTATCTCGCGGGCGACGCCTTCGCGCGCCTGCTGGCGGACAGCAACGTGACACTGGGATGA
- the groL gene encoding chaperonin GroEL (60 kDa chaperone family; promotes refolding of misfolded polypeptides especially under stressful conditions; forms two stacked rings of heptamers to form a barrel-shaped 14mer; ends can be capped by GroES; misfolded proteins enter the barrel where they are refolded when GroES binds): MAAKDVKFSGDARDRMLRGVDVLANAVKVTLGPKGRNVVIEKSFGAPRITKDGVTVAKEIELEDKFENMGAQMVREVASKTNDLAGDGTTTATVLAQAIVREGAKAVAAGMNPMDLKRGIDTAVAAVIKDIEKRAKPVAASSEVAQVGTISANGDAAIGKMIAQAMQKVGNEGVITVEENKSLETEVDIVEGMKFDRGYLSPYFVTNAEKMTAELEDAYILLHEKKLSGLQAMLPVLEAVVQSGKPLVIIAEDVEGEALATLVVNRLRGGLKVAAVKAPGFGDRRKAMLEDIAILTGGQLISEELGIKLENVTVKMLGRAKKVVIDKENTTIVNGAGKKPDIEARVGQIKAQIEETTSDYDREKLQERLAKLAGGVAVIRVGGATEIEVKEKKDRVEDALNATRAAVQEGIVPGGGVALLRAKKAVGRLTNANDDVQAGINIVLKALEAPIRQISENAGVEGSIVVGRILENKSETFGFDAQNEDYVDMVEKGIIDPAKVVRTALQDASSVAGLLVTTEAMVAELPKKEASPAMPPGGGMGGF, translated from the coding sequence ATGGCTGCCAAAGACGTCAAGTTTTCCGGAGACGCGCGCGATCGCATGCTGCGCGGCGTCGACGTTCTCGCCAACGCCGTCAAGGTGACGCTCGGCCCGAAGGGCCGCAACGTCGTCATCGAGAAGAGCTTCGGCGCCCCCCGCATCACCAAGGACGGCGTCACCGTCGCCAAGGAGATCGAGCTCGAGGACAAGTTCGAGAACATGGGCGCCCAGATGGTGCGTGAGGTCGCCTCCAAGACCAACGACCTCGCCGGCGACGGCACCACCACCGCGACCGTGCTGGCCCAGGCGATCGTGCGCGAAGGCGCCAAGGCCGTCGCCGCCGGCATGAACCCGATGGACCTCAAGCGCGGCATCGACACCGCGGTGGCCGCCGTCATCAAGGACATCGAGAAGCGCGCCAAGCCGGTCGCCGCCTCCTCCGAGGTCGCCCAGGTCGGCACCATCTCCGCCAACGGCGATGCCGCCATCGGCAAGATGATCGCCCAGGCGATGCAGAAGGTCGGCAACGAGGGCGTCATCACCGTCGAGGAGAACAAGTCGCTCGAGACCGAGGTTGACATCGTCGAGGGCATGAAGTTCGACCGCGGCTATCTCAGCCCCTACTTCGTCACCAACGCCGAGAAGATGACCGCCGAGCTCGAGGACGCCTACATCCTCCTGCACGAGAAGAAGCTCTCGGGCCTGCAGGCCATGCTGCCGGTGCTGGAAGCCGTGGTGCAGTCGGGCAAGCCGCTCGTCATCATCGCCGAGGACGTCGAGGGCGAGGCGCTGGCCACCCTGGTCGTCAACCGCCTGCGCGGTGGCCTCAAGGTCGCTGCCGTCAAGGCGCCGGGCTTCGGCGACCGCCGCAAGGCCATGCTGGAGGACATCGCGATCCTGACCGGCGGCCAGCTGATCTCCGAGGAGCTCGGCATCAAGCTCGAGAACGTCACGGTGAAGATGCTCGGCCGTGCCAAGAAGGTGGTGATCGACAAGGAGAACACCACGATCGTCAACGGCGCCGGCAAGAAGCCCGACATCGAGGCCCGCGTCGGCCAGATCAAGGCCCAGATCGAGGAGACCACCTCGGACTACGACCGCGAGAAGCTGCAGGAGCGCCTCGCCAAGCTCGCCGGCGGCGTCGCGGTGATCCGCGTCGGCGGCGCCACCGAGATCGAGGTCAAGGAGAAGAAGGACCGGGTCGAGGACGCGCTCAACGCCACCCGCGCCGCGGTGCAGGAAGGCATCGTCCCCGGCGGCGGCGTCGCGCTGCTCCGCGCCAAGAAGGCGGTCGGCCGTCTCACCAACGCCAATGACGACGTCCAGGCCGGCATCAACATCGTGCTGAAGGCGCTGGAAGCCCCGATCCGCCAGATCTCCGAGAACGCCGGCGTGGAAGGCTCGATCGTGGTCGGCAGGATCCTGGAGAACAAGTCCGAGACCTTCGGCTTCGACGCCCAGAACGAGGACTATGTCGACATGGTCGAGAAGGGCATCATCGATCCCGCCAAGGTGGTGCGCACCGCGCTGCAGGACGCCTCCTCCGTGGCCGGCCTCTTGGTGACCACCGAAGCCATGGTCGCCGAGCTGCCGAAGAAGGAAGCTTCGCCCGCCATGCCCCCCGGCGGCGGCATGGGCGGCTTCTAA
- a CDS encoding ATP phosphoribosyltransferase regulatory subunit yields the protein MTATATSNAAGSAAWADTLLLSFAQAGYVRAEPAILQPAEPFLDLSGEDIRKSLYLTTDLSGEELCLRPDLTIPVARDYLASGRAGQPAGFSYLGPVFRYRSGQASEFLQAGIESFARQDRAAADAEMLALALEATAAFGVRDVEIRTGDVALFNALLDALNLYPVWRRRLVKDFNRKISLEQDLERLAAATTATRSEYEGVLAALAGSDRKAALAFVTDLMSIAGTTNVGGRTTAEIADRFLEQSTLKGGALPREAIAVLKRFLSISGNPDDAIAELRALTTDAKLDLASAIDQFESRVGFMAARGIDVKQTRFSTAFGRGLDYYTGFEFELHHRGNGAEPLVAGGRYDGLMTQLGSTEPIPAVGFSVWVDALNRIGRKVEA from the coding sequence ATGACCGCGACTGCCACCTCAAATGCTGCCGGCTCCGCCGCCTGGGCGGATACGCTGCTCTTGTCGTTCGCGCAGGCCGGCTATGTCAGGGCCGAGCCCGCCATCCTGCAGCCGGCCGAGCCGTTCCTGGACCTCTCCGGCGAGGACATCCGCAAGAGCCTGTACCTGACCACAGACCTCTCCGGCGAGGAGCTCTGCCTGCGCCCGGACCTGACCATTCCTGTCGCGCGCGACTATCTCGCCTCAGGCCGGGCCGGCCAGCCAGCGGGGTTCAGCTATCTCGGTCCGGTGTTCCGCTACCGCAGCGGCCAGGCCAGCGAATTCCTCCAGGCCGGCATCGAATCATTCGCCCGTCAGGACCGCGCCGCGGCCGATGCCGAGATGCTGGCGCTGGCGCTGGAGGCGACGGCCGCCTTCGGCGTCCGCGATGTCGAGATCCGCACCGGCGATGTTGCCTTGTTCAATGCGCTGCTCGACGCGCTCAATCTCTATCCGGTCTGGCGCCGCCGCCTGGTCAAGGATTTCAACCGCAAGATCAGCCTGGAGCAGGATCTGGAGCGGCTGGCGGCCGCGACCACCGCGACGCGCAGCGAATATGAGGGCGTGCTGGCGGCCCTTGCCGGCTCCGACCGCAAGGCGGCGCTCGCCTTCGTCACCGATCTGATGTCGATCGCCGGCACCACCAATGTCGGCGGCCGCACCACGGCCGAGATCGCCGATCGCTTCCTCGAGCAATCGACGCTGAAGGGCGGCGCGCTGCCGCGCGAGGCGATCGCCGTGCTCAAGCGCTTCCTGTCGATTTCGGGCAACCCCGACGATGCCATCGCCGAGCTGCGCGCACTCACGACGGACGCGAAGCTCGATCTCGCTTCCGCGATCGATCAGTTCGAGAGCCGGGTCGGCTTCATGGCCGCGCGCGGCATCGATGTGAAGCAGACCCGCTTCTCGACCGCGTTCGGACGCGGGCTCGACTATTACACCGGCTTCGAATTCGAGCTGCACCACAGGGGCAACGGCGCCGAGCCGCTGGTCGCCGGCGGCCGCTACGACGGGCTGATGACCCAGCTCGGCTCGACCGAGCCGATCCCCGCGGTCGGCTTCTCGGTCTGGGTAGACGCGCTGAACCGGATCGGCCGCAAGGTGGAAGCTTAA
- a CDS encoding protein phosphatase CheZ, with protein sequence MAVHRKRFRVEDIAGGEMPILDVTEEAIPMHSEIMAELRAIRAQMAKGIVAAPLSGSAAMAAIDASTAHELSEARTMLETYRAQIEQCEKLKVELDLIHDAIDRTKREIATLHGKSFDGGEMAKVNGELGAVVGGTEQATQQILEAAESIDQAASAMSKVDSVDQQKRLADDIQERVISIFEACNFQDLTGQRISKVMTTMKFIEQHINAMMEIWGGVDAIKSHVPAPVDSRSEDEKLLNGPKLAGDVGHASQDDIDALFD encoded by the coding sequence ATGGCTGTTCACCGCAAGCGTTTTCGCGTCGAGGATATCGCCGGTGGCGAGATGCCGATTTTGGACGTAACCGAAGAGGCAATCCCGATGCATAGCGAGATCATGGCCGAGCTGCGCGCGATCCGCGCCCAGATGGCGAAGGGCATCGTCGCGGCCCCGCTGTCCGGCAGCGCCGCCATGGCGGCGATCGACGCGTCGACGGCGCACGAGCTTTCCGAAGCGCGCACCATGCTCGAGACCTACCGAGCGCAGATCGAGCAGTGCGAGAAGCTGAAGGTGGAGCTCGACCTCATCCACGACGCCATCGACCGCACCAAGCGCGAGATCGCGACGCTGCACGGCAAGAGCTTCGACGGCGGCGAGATGGCCAAGGTCAATGGCGAGCTCGGCGCGGTGGTCGGCGGCACCGAGCAGGCGACCCAGCAGATCCTCGAAGCCGCGGAATCGATCGACCAGGCCGCCAGCGCGATGTCCAAGGTGGACTCGGTCGATCAGCAGAAGCGCCTTGCCGACGACATCCAGGAACGCGTCATCTCGATCTTCGAAGCCTGCAACTTCCAGGACCTGACCGGCCAGCGCATCAGCAAGGTCATGACCACGATGAAGTTCATCGAGCAGCACATCAATGCGATGATGGAGATCTGGGGCGGCGTCGACGCGATCAAGTCCCATGTGCCGGCGCCGGTCGACAGCCGCAGCGAGGACGAGAAGCTCCTCAACGGCCCCAAGCTCGCCGGCGACGTCGGCCACGCCTCGCAGGACGACATCGACGCGCTGTTCGACTGA